The window TTCCAAAAGAATACGGATTCCTTCACGTATGTCATAATCGTCTTCGATTATTAGAATTCGTCCCCTGCTCACTTTTTATCAAAATCCTTTCAGTTAGTATCATATCAATAGTATCACTTAAAACTGTTTTGTTAAATGACTAATTCCAAAATCCGATTTTTCGGTTAAAAGTCGATACTCTAATGCTGCTTTTGTTATCATAAGATATGATGAAGCTTCACAAACTGTTTTCTTTTACAAACACCTCTTATTTATCTTTCACGACCTTACTTGCAAACTGGCTGTTATAAAGCTTCTCATAAAGCCCTTTTTGGTTCAGAAGCTCCTGATGTTTTCCCTTTTCTATGATTGTCCCGTTTTGCATGACCAGAATCAAATCAGCGTCACGAATCGTTGACAGTCTGTGTGCGATTACAAAGCTGGTCCTACCCTGCATAAGCTGATTCATGGCTTTTTGAATTTCCGCTTCTGTTCTTGTGTCAACGCTAGAGGTTGCTTCGTCAAGAATAAGTATAGACGGATTCGCAAGAATAGCTCTTGCTATCGTCAGCAATTGTTTTTGCCCTTGAGATACGTTCGACCCGTCCTCATTTAAAATGGTTTGATACCCTTGCGGTAAAGTACGGATAAAATGATCCGCTCGAGCAGCCTTAGCCGCAAGAATCACTTCATCCAGGCTTGCGTCCGGCCGGCTGTAGGCGATGTTGTCCTTTATGCTTCCTTGAAAAATCCATGTGTCCTGCAGAACCATGCCGAACATCTTCCGCAAAGTCCCACGACTAAATTCTTTAATGTTCACATTATCAATCGTAATTCTTCCGCCCTGAATTTCATAAAACCGCATCATCAGATTAACCAAAGTGGTTTTTCCTGCTCCGGTTGAGCCTACGATGGCAATCGTATCCCCTGAATTAAAATGGATATTGATATCTTCCATCAAAACCTTGTCCTTAAGATATCCAAATCTCACATGTTCGAAGGCTATTTCCCCTCGGGGGTTTTTAAGCTGTTTGCTGTTCTGAAGATCCGGCACTTCTTCTTCCTCATCCAGAAGTTCAAAAACACGCTCCGCTGATGCAACAGCAGATTGCAACATATTCAGTATATAGGAAATCTGTGTCATGGGTTCCGAGCACATGTCGATATACTGAATAAATGCCTGAACATTTCCCAGAGTCATGGTTCCTTGCACCGCAAAAATACCACCGACAACTGCGACAATGACATATCCGATTTTTCCGATAAACCGTATCAGTGGTTCTATGGAAAAAGCGGTAAACTGTGCCTTTCTATTTGCGTCACATAGCTGTCCGTTCACTTTTTGAAAGGCTTTCACCGATTTTGCTTCCCCGCTAAAGGCTTTTATCACAACTTGACCGGTAAACGCTTCTTCTATTGTGCTGTTTAATTCACCAAGATATTTTTGGTTATCAGCAAAATGGCCTTCGACCCTATGTGCTATTTTAGTGGTGATAAACATGGATAAAGCGAGTGTAAAAACCGTAATCAGCGCAAGAAGAGGATGAATGCTCAGCATAATTACAATAGCAGCTACAATAGTAACTGACGAAGAGATAAGCTGCATCATCCCTTGCTGAAGGCTGTCGGCTACTCTCTCCAGATCACTGGTAGCACGGCTTAATATATCTCCTTTTTTATGGCAATCATAATATCTTAACGGCAAACGGTTTAGTTTTTGGCTAAGTTCTTTCCGCAAGCCCAAAGTAAGAGTTTGTGCCACTCCTGATATCAAATATTGCCCAAAGTATATAAATAATGAAGTTAAGATATAAATAACAAGCAAAAGAATTACGGTTCTTCCGATTGTATTGAAATCCACAATGAATTTGATTCCGGTTGTCAGTGACTCTTTTATTCCCTTAGTCAACTGATCAATCACTTGACCCATCACCAGAGGAGCCACAAGGTTAAGCGCGGAACTTACCAGTACGGTAATCAAAACCGCTAAAAGTTTAAACTTCTGCTTTGCTAGGTATTTCAGCAAGCGTCTGGACGTGGCTTTGGCATTTTTAGCTCTGTCAACGGAATTGTCCATGCCAATATCAAAGGTTTCTATTTCTTGATTTATATTCTCGTTCATAACGGCCTCCTTTCCTATTAAACCAATTCTTCTTCACTGAGTTGTGACGCCGCAATTTGTCTATACACATCACATTTCTTCATCAAGTCACCGTGTCTGCCTATGCCCGCTATTTTTCCGTCATCCAATACAATAATCCGGTCGGCATCCATGATTGAACTGACGCGCTGTGCTATAATTACTACTGTGGAGCTTCCGGTTTCACTCTTCAAGGCTCTTCTAAGCTTTGCGTCTGTATTGAAATCGAGGGCAGAAAAGCTGTCATCAAAAATATAAAACTCCGGTTTCCGAATCAGAGCGCGGGCAATTGCCAGGCGC of the Ruminiclostridium papyrosolvens DSM 2782 genome contains:
- a CDS encoding ABC transporter ATP-binding protein; the encoded protein is MNENINQEIETFDIGMDNSVDRAKNAKATSRRLLKYLAKQKFKLLAVLITVLVSSALNLVAPLVMGQVIDQLTKGIKESLTTGIKFIVDFNTIGRTVILLLVIYILTSLFIYFGQYLISGVAQTLTLGLRKELSQKLNRLPLRYYDCHKKGDILSRATSDLERVADSLQQGMMQLISSSVTIVAAIVIMLSIHPLLALITVFTLALSMFITTKIAHRVEGHFADNQKYLGELNSTIEEAFTGQVVIKAFSGEAKSVKAFQKVNGQLCDANRKAQFTAFSIEPLIRFIGKIGYVIVAVVGGIFAVQGTMTLGNVQAFIQYIDMCSEPMTQISYILNMLQSAVASAERVFELLDEEEEVPDLQNSKQLKNPRGEIAFEHVRFGYLKDKVLMEDINIHFNSGDTIAIVGSTGAGKTTLVNLMMRFYEIQGGRITIDNVNIKEFSRGTLRKMFGMVLQDTWIFQGSIKDNIAYSRPDASLDEVILAAKAARADHFIRTLPQGYQTILNEDGSNVSQGQKQLLTIARAILANPSILILDEATSSVDTRTEAEIQKAMNQLMQGRTSFVIAHRLSTIRDADLILVMQNGTIIEKGKHQELLNQKGLYEKLYNSQFASKVVKDK